The proteins below are encoded in one region of Homo sapiens chromosome 2, GRCh38.p14 Primary Assembly:
- the ESPNL gene encoding espin-like protein isoform 2 (isoform 2 is encoded by transcript variant 2), with protein MSLSPAWPGHPDQPLPREQMTSPAPPRIITSATADPEGTETALAGDTSDGLAALQLDGLPSGDIDGLVPTRDERGQPIPEWKRQVMVRKLQARLGAESSAEAQDNGGSSGPTEQAAWRYSQTHQAILGPFGELLTEDDLVYLEKQIADLQLRRRCQEYESELGRLAAELQALLPEPLVSITVNSHFLPRAPGLEVEEASIPAAEPAGSAEASEVAPGVQPLPFWCSHISRLVRSLSLLLKGVHGLVQGDEKPSTRPLQDTCREASASPPRSEAQRQIQEWGVSVRTLRGNFESASGPLCGFNPGPCEPGAQHRQCLSGCWPALPKPRSGLASGEPRPGDTEEASDSGISCEEVPSEAGAAAGPDLASLRKERIIMLFLSHWRRSAYTPALKTVACRTLGARHAGLRGQEAARSPGPPSPPSEGPRLGHLWQQRSTITHLLGNWKAIMAHVPARQLRRLSRQPRGALSPEQFLPHVDGAPVPYSSLSLDLFMLGYFQLLECDLPAEERKLRHLLCFEVFEHLGTHGWEAVRAFHKAVTDEVAAGRRAWTDGFEDIKARFFGSSQRPAWDTEPGRKSGLTLLGPLPHAAVPCSGPEPTAQRLGSRSQQGSFNGEDICGYINRSFAFWKEKEAEMFNFGE; from the exons ATGTCCCTCAGCCCGGCCTGGCCTGGCCATCCTGACCAGCCTCTTCCCAGGGAGCAGATGACCAGCCCGGCCCCTCCGAGGATCATCACCAGTGCCACGGCTGACCCCGAG GGGACAGAGACGGCGCTGGCGGGGGACACCTCAGATGGCCTGGCCGCACTACAGCTGGATGGGCTGCCCTCAGGCGACATCGACGGGCTGGTGCCCACGCGGGATGAGCGCGGCCAGCCCATCCCAGAGTGGAAGCGGCAGGTGATGGTGCGGAAGCTGCAGGCGCGCCTGGGCGCAGAGAGCTCCGCAGAGGCCCAG GACAATGGTGGGAGCTCAGGCCCCACGGAGCAGGCGGCCTGGAGGTACTCACAGACTCATCAGGCCATCCTGGGGCCCTTTGGGGAGCTGCTGACAGAGGATGACCTGGTCTACCTGGAGAAGCAGATTGCAGACCTGCAGCTTCGGCGCCGCTGTCAGGAGTATGAGAGTGAGCTGGGCCGGTTGGCGGCTGAGCTGCAGGCCCTGCTGCCCGAGCCCCTGGTCAGCATCACGGTCAACAGCCACTTCCTGCCCCGGGCGCCCGGACTGGAGGTTGAGGAGGCCTCAATCCCAGCGGCTGAGCCCGCAGGGTCTGCGGAGGCCTCAGAGGTGGCCCCCGGGGTGCAGCCCCTGCCCTTCTGGTGCAGCCACATCTCCCGCCTGGTACGCAGCCTGTCCCTGCTGCTGAAGGGCGTGCATGGGCTAGTACAGGGGGATGAGAAGCCATCCACCCGGCCCCTGCAGGACACCTGCAGGGAGGCCTCGGCCAGCCCCCCTCGGAGCGAGGCCCAGCGCCAGATCCAGGAGTGGGGGGTGTCTGTGCGGACGCTGCGGGGCAACTTCGAGTCGGCCTCTGGCCCACTCTGTGGCTTCAACCCTGGCCCCTGCGAGCCGGGGGCCCAGCACAGGCAGTGCCTGAGTGGCTGCTGGCCAGCCCTGCCTAAGCCCCGCAGTGGCCTGGCTTCAGGGGAGCCCAGGCCTGGCGACACAGAGGAGGCCAGCGACTCTGGCATCAGCTGCGAGGAGGTGCCATCAGAGGCGGGTGCCGCAGCCGGCCCAGACCTGGCCAGCCTGCGCAAGGAGCGCATCATCATGCTCTTCCTCAGCCACTGGAGGAGATCGGCCTACACGCCGGCCCTCAAGACAGTGGCCTGCAGGACCCTAGGAGCCCGCCACGCGGGGTTGCGGGGCCAGGAGGCCGCCAGGAGCCCTGGGCCACCCTCCCCGCCCAGCGAGGGCCCCCGGCTGGGCCACCTGTGGCAGCAGCGCAGCACCATCACCCACCTGCTGGGCAACTGGAAGGCCATCATGGCTCACGTGCCCGCCCGGCAGCTGCGGCGGCTGAGCCGGCAGCCCCGCGGGGCTTTGTCCCCCGAGCAGTTCCTGCCCCACGTGGACGGGGCTCCGGTGCCCTACAGCAGCCTCTCACTGGATCTCTTCATGCTGGGTTACTTCCAGCTGCTGGAGTGCGACCTGCCGGCGGAGGAGCGGAAGCTGCGCCACCTGCTGTGCTTCGAGGTCTTCGAGCACCTGGGCACCCACGGCTGGGAGGCTGTGCGCGCCTTCCACAAGGCCGTGACCGACGAGGTGGCCGCCGGCCGCCGGGCCTGGACCGACGGCTTCGAGGACATCAAAGCCCGCTTCTTTGGCTCCAGCCAGCGTCCCGCCTGGGATACGGAGCCTGGCCGCAAGTCAGGTCTGACCCTGCTCGGGCCCCTGCCTCACGCCGCCGTCCCCTGCAGCGGCCCTGAGCCCACAGCACAGCGGCTGGGGTCCCGCTCCCAGCAGGGCAGCTTCAACGGTGAGGACATCTGCGGCTACATCAACCGCAGCTTTGCCTTCTGGAAGGAGAAGGAAGCTGAGATGTTCAACTTTGGAGAATGA
- the ESPNL gene encoding espin-like protein isoform X1 codes for MGRCRQDNGGSSGPTEQAAWRYSQTHQAILGPFGELLTEDDLVYLEKQIADLQLRRRCQEYESELGRLAAELQALLPEPLVSITVNSHFLPRAPGLEVEEASIPAAEPAGSAEASEVAPGVQPLPFWCSHISRLVRSLSLLLKGVHGLVQGDEKPSTRPLQDTCREASASPPRSEAQRQIQEWGVSVRTLRGNFESASGPLCGFNPGPCEPGAQHRQCLSGCWPALPKPRSGLASGEPRPGDTEEASDSGISCEEVPSEAGAAAGPDLASLRKERIIMLFLSHWRRSAYTPALKTVACRTLGARHAGLRGQEAARSPGPPSPPSEGPRLGHLWQQRSTITHLLGNWKAIMAHVPARQLRRLSRQPRGALSPEQFLPHVDGAPVPYSSLSLDLFMLGYFQLLECDLPAEERKLRHLLCFEVFEHLGTHGWEAVRAFHKAVTDEVAAGRRAWTDGFEDIKARFFGSSQRPAWDTEPGRKSGLTLLGPLPHAAVPCSGPEPTAQRLGSRSQQGSFNGEDICGYINRSFAFWKEKEAEMFNFGE; via the exons ATGGGCAGGTGCCGGCAG GACAATGGTGGGAGCTCAGGCCCCACGGAGCAGGCGGCCTGGAGGTACTCACAGACTCATCAGGCCATCCTGGGGCCCTTTGGGGAGCTGCTGACAGAGGATGACCTGGTCTACCTGGAGAAGCAGATTGCAGACCTGCAGCTTCGGCGCCGCTGTCAGGAGTATGAGAGTGAGCTGGGCCGGTTGGCGGCTGAGCTGCAGGCCCTGCTGCCCGAGCCCCTGGTCAGCATCACGGTCAACAGCCACTTCCTGCCCCGGGCGCCCGGACTGGAGGTTGAGGAGGCCTCAATCCCAGCGGCTGAGCCCGCAGGGTCTGCGGAGGCCTCAGAGGTGGCCCCCGGGGTGCAGCCCCTGCCCTTCTGGTGCAGCCACATCTCCCGCCTGGTACGCAGCCTGTCCCTGCTGCTGAAGGGCGTGCATGGGCTAGTACAGGGGGATGAGAAGCCATCCACCCGGCCCCTGCAGGACACCTGCAGGGAGGCCTCGGCCAGCCCCCCTCGGAGCGAGGCCCAGCGCCAGATCCAGGAGTGGGGGGTGTCTGTGCGGACGCTGCGGGGCAACTTCGAGTCGGCCTCTGGCCCACTCTGTGGCTTCAACCCTGGCCCCTGCGAGCCGGGGGCCCAGCACAGGCAGTGCCTGAGTGGCTGCTGGCCAGCCCTGCCTAAGCCCCGCAGTGGCCTGGCTTCAGGGGAGCCCAGGCCTGGCGACACAGAGGAGGCCAGCGACTCTGGCATCAGCTGCGAGGAGGTGCCATCAGAGGCGGGTGCCGCAGCCGGCCCAGACCTGGCCAGCCTGCGCAAGGAGCGCATCATCATGCTCTTCCTCAGCCACTGGAGGAGATCGGCCTACACGCCGGCCCTCAAGACAGTGGCCTGCAGGACCCTAGGAGCCCGCCACGCGGGGTTGCGGGGCCAGGAGGCCGCCAGGAGCCCTGGGCCACCCTCCCCGCCCAGCGAGGGCCCCCGGCTGGGCCACCTGTGGCAGCAGCGCAGCACCATCACCCACCTGCTGGGCAACTGGAAGGCCATCATGGCTCACGTGCCCGCCCGGCAGCTGCGGCGGCTGAGCCGGCAGCCCCGCGGGGCTTTGTCCCCCGAGCAGTTCCTGCCCCACGTGGACGGGGCTCCGGTGCCCTACAGCAGCCTCTCACTGGATCTCTTCATGCTGGGTTACTTCCAGCTGCTGGAGTGCGACCTGCCGGCGGAGGAGCGGAAGCTGCGCCACCTGCTGTGCTTCGAGGTCTTCGAGCACCTGGGCACCCACGGCTGGGAGGCTGTGCGCGCCTTCCACAAGGCCGTGACCGACGAGGTGGCCGCCGGCCGCCGGGCCTGGACCGACGGCTTCGAGGACATCAAAGCCCGCTTCTTTGGCTCCAGCCAGCGTCCCGCCTGGGATACGGAGCCTGGCCGCAAGTCAGGTCTGACCCTGCTCGGGCCCCTGCCTCACGCCGCCGTCCCCTGCAGCGGCCCTGAGCCCACAGCACAGCGGCTGGGGTCCCGCTCCCAGCAGGGCAGCTTCAACGGTGAGGACATCTGCGGCTACATCAACCGCAGCTTTGCCTTCTGGAAGGAGAAGGAAGCTGAGATGTTCAACTTTGGAGAATGA
- the KLHL30 gene encoding kelch-like protein 30, which yields MVRNVDDLDFHLPSHAQDMLDGLQRLRSQPKLADVTLLVGGRELPCHRGLLALSSPYFHAMFAGDFAESFSARVELRDVEPAVVGQLVDFVYTGRLTITQGNVEALTRTAARLHFPSVQKVCGRYLQQQLDAANCLGICEFGEQQGLLGVAAKAWAFLRENFEAVAREDEFLQLPRERLVTCLAGDLLQVQPEQSRLEALMRWVRHDPQARAAHLPELLSLVHLDAVPRPCVQQLLASEPLIQESEACRAALSQGHDGAPLALQQKLEEVLVVVGGQALEEEEAGEEPTPGLGNFAFYNSKAKRWMALPDFPDYHKWGFSLAALNNNIYVTGGSRGTKTDTWSTTQAWCFPLKEASWKPVAPMLKPRTNHASAALNGEIYVIGGTTLDVVEVESYDPYTDSWTPVSPALKYVSNFSAAGCRGRLYLVGSSACKYNALALQCYNPVTDAWSVIASPFLPKYLSSPRCAALHGELYLIGDNTKKVYVYDPGANLWQKVQSQHSLHENGALVPLGDALYVTGGRWQGMEGDYHVEMEAYDTVRDTWTRHGALPRLWLYHGASTVFLDVSKWTQPSGPTQEH from the exons ATGGTGCGGAACGTGGATGACCTGGATTTCCACCTGCCCTCGCATGCCCAGGACATGCTGGATGGCCTGCAGCGCCTGCGCTCTCAGCCCAAGCTGGCCGACGTCACACTGCTGGTGGGCGGCCGGGAGCTGCCATGCCACCGCGGCCTCCTGGCGCTCAGCAGCCCCTACTTCCATGCCATGTTTGCGGGTGACTTCGCCGAGAGCTTCTCTGCGCGCGTGGAGCTGCGGGACGTGGAGCCCGCCGTGGTGGGACAACTGGTGGACTTCGTGTACACAGGCCGGCTGACCATCACGCAGGGCAACGTGGAGGCGCTGACACGCACGGCTGCGCGCCTGCACTTCCCCTCGGTGCAGAAGGTCTGCGGCCGCTACCTGCAGCAGCAACTGGATGCCGCCAACTGCCTGGGCATCTGTGAGTTCGGGGAGCAGCAAGGGCTGCTGGGCGTGGCTGCCAAGGCCTGGGCCTTCCTGCGAGAGAACTTTGAGGCTGTGGCACGTGAGGACGAGTTCCTGCAGCTTCCCCGAGAGCGGCTGGTCACTTGTCTGGCCGGCGACCTGCTGCAGGTACAGCCGGAGCAAAGCCGACTCGAGGCCCTGATGCGCTGGGTGCGCCATGACCCGCAGGCCCGGGCCGCCCACCTGCCCGAGCTGCTCAGCCTAGTGCACCTGGACGCCGTGCCCAGGCCCTGCGTGCAGCAACTGCTGGCCTCAGAGCCCCTGATCCAGGAGTCAGAGGCATGCCGGGCAGCCCTGTCCCAGGGCCATGATGGG GCACCACTCGCCCTCcagcagaagctggaggaggtCCTGGTGGTGGTGGGCGGGCAGgcgctggaggaggaggaggcaggtgaGGAGCCCACCCCCGGCCTTGGGAACTTTGCCTTCTACAACAGCAAGGCCA AGAGGTGGATGGCACTTCCAGACTTCCCCGACTATCACAAGTGGGGTTTCTCCCTGGCGGCCCTGAACAACAACATCTATGTCACAG GTGGCTCTCGGGGCACAAAGACAGACACCTGGTCAACCACCCAGGCCTGGTGCTTCCCCCTGAAGGAGGCCTCCTGGAAGCCCGTGGCGCCCATGCTGAAGCCCCGCACCAACCACGCCAGCGCGGCCCTCAATGGGGAGATCTACGTTATCGGCG GCACCACCCTGGACGTGGTGGAGGTGGAGAGCTATGACCCCTACACGGACAGCTGGACGCCCGTCAGCCCGGCCCTCAAATACGTCAGCAACTTCTCGGCTGCCGGCTGCCGGGGCCGGCTCTACCTGGTGGGCTCCAGCGCCTGCAAGTACAACGCCCTGGCCCTGCAGTGCTACAACCCTGTCACAG ATGCGTGGAGTGTGATCGCCTCGCCCTTCCTGCCCAAGTACCTGTCCTCGCCTCGCTGTGCTGCACTGCACGGGGAGCTCTACCTCATTGGGGACAACACCAAGAAGGTCTACGTGTACGACCCCGGGGCCAACCTGTGGCAGAAG GTGCAGTCACAGCACAGCCTGCATGAGAATGGCGCGCTGGTGCCACTGGGTGATGCGCTGTACGTGACGGGCGGCCGCTGGCAGGGCATGGAAGGTGACTACCACGTGGAGATGGAGGCCTACGACACGGTTCGGGACACCTGGACCCGCCACGGCGCCCTGCCCCGGCTCTGGCTCTACCACGGGGCCTCCACCGTCTTCCTGGATGTCTCCAAGTGGACCCAGCCCTCCGGCCCCACCCAGGAGCACTAA